A section of the Candidatus Latescibacterota bacterium genome encodes:
- a CDS encoding protein-glutamate O-methyltransferase CheR yields MELISSELDMNELAWFVQSNYGVNLSMYRSTCIKRRIVHRLNMINCESIDQYFSYIGEHPDEIEKLMDIVTIHVTGFFRDTDIYNTLEKIIFPELILEKASSDHPVIRIWSAGCSTGEETYSLAMLLEYLVRKSQNSIELEVFGTDLSEEVCRIARAGLYSREKIQEIPLHIRSNAISPERELFKISNNVRKVVKFRTHNLFSPPPFSMFDLIVCRNVLIHFEHEVRGKIVRFFQTSLNNDGLLLLGKSEALSAESLEMFSLVHPRSKIYRKMINNCSKEE; encoded by the coding sequence ATGGAACTGATTAGCAGTGAACTTGACATGAATGAATTAGCCTGGTTTGTCCAATCCAACTATGGAGTGAACCTGTCCATGTACAGGTCTACTTGCATTAAAAGAAGGATCGTTCACAGGCTCAATATGATCAACTGCGAAAGTATCGACCAATACTTCTCCTATATAGGAGAGCATCCGGACGAGATCGAAAAGTTGATGGATATCGTTACGATCCATGTAACCGGATTTTTCCGTGACACCGATATCTACAATACGCTGGAGAAGATCATTTTCCCCGAACTGATATTGGAAAAGGCCAGTTCGGACCATCCAGTGATAAGGATCTGGTCTGCGGGCTGTTCAACGGGCGAAGAGACTTACAGTCTCGCGATGTTGTTGGAGTATCTTGTGAGAAAATCCCAGAACAGCATAGAGCTTGAAGTCTTCGGCACCGATCTTTCTGAAGAGGTCTGCAGAATCGCAAGGGCCGGACTCTATTCCAGAGAGAAGATTCAGGAGATTCCTCTTCACATCAGAAGCAACGCGATCAGTCCGGAGAGAGAGCTCTTCAAGATATCGAATAATGTAAGGAAAGTCGTAAAGTTCAGGACTCATAATCTATTTTCTCCTCCGCCATTCTCGATGTTTGATCTGATCGTTTGCAGAAACGTACTGATTCATTTCGAGCATGAAGTAAGAGGAAAGATAGTCAGGTTTTTTCAAACTTCTCTGAATAACGACGGGTTGCTACTTCTCGGCAAGAGTGAGGCTCTTAGCGCGGAGTCGCTTGAAATGTTCTCCCTCGTCCATCCGAGAAGCAAAATTTACAGGAAGATGATTAACAACTGTTCCAAGGAGGAATGA
- a CDS encoding HAMP domain-containing protein, with protein MGLFKMARTLSGRVYITMSVIAFVICGLMSFSIVRIARSNSQGVLEENITSLQDCINGTTSIITGFEDWEELTSKYETLKARHPDLKNIRILDGSGVVLASVPGHPSVLEEDRSTAGRSLEVNPVEAGSLDRVFTIPFGSEPARTLVVFVTESTDDVITSSVRVEVFLTTALAMLAIFALFYWFIHYIIKRPARQLLEASRVLASNSGDLTTKIEINTDDELGRLGATLNEMFGNISGIINVIRNTSDKVNFSAQSLSASTEEMNSITEETSLTVQNIAKSSDLQAQKVEDMIMEIRNMERSVKQVANSAELAASAATNASETATKGGDSAKEAVDKINTIYDVTSESSVIIRQLGERSIQIGEIVDVITDIADQTNMLALNAAIEAARAGEAGRGFAVVADEVKKLAEGSAKAAEEIAVLIRKTQEDTRTAVDSIELGAKEVTEGKEVITRTGESLDEIVEVLKSSSDMARRISAATKELSRGMNNVTGSIDEISSSAEKNASSTQETAASMEQMTSSMEDVASSAQRLSDMAIQLREHVGRFKISIIDKVDEVVIAQ; from the coding sequence ATGGGGTTATTTAAAATGGCCAGGACACTGAGTGGCAGAGTCTATATCACCATGTCGGTGATAGCGTTTGTCATCTGTGGGCTGATGTCGTTTTCGATTGTCAGGATAGCGAGGAGTAATTCGCAGGGAGTCCTTGAGGAGAATATTACCAGTCTCCAGGATTGCATAAACGGAACAACCTCGATAATCACTGGTTTCGAAGACTGGGAAGAACTTACCAGTAAATATGAGACTCTGAAAGCCAGGCATCCTGATCTGAAAAACATCCGAATTCTTGATGGTTCCGGTGTGGTTCTCGCTTCGGTGCCCGGCCACCCATCGGTCCTTGAAGAGGATCGATCCACAGCCGGCAGATCTCTCGAAGTAAATCCGGTCGAGGCAGGCAGTTTAGACAGAGTGTTTACGATACCGTTCGGTAGTGAACCTGCCAGGACATTGGTGGTATTTGTCACGGAATCGACCGATGATGTCATCACGTCATCTGTGAGGGTCGAAGTCTTTCTTACAACGGCTCTCGCGATGCTCGCGATCTTTGCTCTCTTTTACTGGTTCATACATTACATAATCAAAAGGCCGGCTCGCCAGCTTCTCGAAGCCAGCAGGGTTCTTGCAAGCAACTCGGGTGACCTTACGACTAAGATAGAGATCAATACCGATGATGAACTGGGAAGACTCGGCGCGACGCTGAATGAGATGTTTGGAAATATCTCCGGCATTATCAATGTCATCAGGAACACATCGGACAAGGTGAATTTTTCCGCTCAGAGCCTTTCGGCTTCCACTGAGGAGATGAATTCGATTACCGAAGAGACTTCACTGACAGTTCAGAATATTGCCAAATCATCTGATCTCCAGGCTCAGAAGGTCGAGGACATGATCATGGAGATCAGGAATATGGAACGCTCGGTAAAGCAGGTCGCCAACAGTGCAGAACTGGCGGCGTCAGCAGCGACCAATGCTTCGGAGACAGCTACCAAGGGTGGGGACTCCGCAAAGGAAGCGGTCGACAAGATCAATACTATCTATGATGTGACTTCGGAATCGTCGGTAATAATCAGGCAATTGGGTGAACGATCGATCCAGATAGGTGAGATCGTGGACGTCATCACAGATATCGCGGACCAGACAAATATGCTTGCTCTTAACGCAGCTATCGAGGCCGCCAGAGCCGGCGAAGCCGGGCGAGGATTCGCTGTGGTCGCCGACGAGGTCAAGAAACTGGCCGAAGGAAGTGCCAAGGCGGCCGAAGAGATCGCGGTGCTGATCAGAAAGACACAGGAAGACACCAGGACCGCTGTAGATAGCATCGAACTGGGAGCCAAGGAAGTCACCGAGGGTAAAGAGGTCATCACCCGGACCGGCGAATCTCTCGACGAGATCGTAGAGGTCCTGAAGAGCTCAAGCGATATGGCCAGGAGAATTTCGGCTGCTACGAAGGAACTCAGTCGGGGTATGAATAACGTTACCGGTTCGATAGACGAGATCTCATCGAGCGCTGAGAAAAATGCCTCTTCGACGCAGGAAACAGCCGCGTCGATGGAACAGATGACTTCCAGCATGGAAGATGTAGCGTCATCTGCACAGCGACTCAGCGATATGGCTATTCAGCTGAGAGAACATGTAGGCCGGTTTAAAATATCGATAATCGATAAGGTCGATGAAGTCGTCATAGCTCAGTAA
- a CDS encoding chemotaxis protein CheW, translated as MNIEDLTGMENEGFQLVTFRLGEENYGIPVWKVKEIIRPMKAYPIPGMAKPVDGVINLRGEIIPVLMIHSVLGIPESVEQNASRKKRIIILDSGDGGFGFMVDEVMDVVRVDPDEIKKSPEVNADSLCRDAMLGIVQVSGRMVICIDPGKLVAECLNVRELVSECVSADMAAC; from the coding sequence ATGAATATCGAAGATCTGACAGGAATGGAAAACGAGGGGTTTCAGCTCGTCACCTTCCGTCTCGGAGAAGAAAATTACGGGATACCGGTATGGAAGGTCAAAGAGATCATCCGTCCTATGAAAGCCTACCCGATCCCGGGTATGGCCAAACCAGTCGACGGAGTGATCAATCTCAGGGGGGAGATTATCCCTGTTCTGATGATCCACTCGGTACTTGGAATCCCTGAGAGTGTGGAACAGAATGCCAGTCGGAAGAAGAGGATAATCATCCTCGATTCCGGAGATGGCGGATTCGGATTCATGGTCGATGAAGTGATGGATGTAGTAAGGGTCGATCCGGACGAAATAAAAAAATCTCCCGAAGTAAATGCGGACAGTCTATGCCGCGACGCGATGCTGGGTATCGTGCAGGTATCCGGACGCATGGTCATCTGTATAGATCCCGGAAAACTCGTGGCTGAATGTTTGAATGTAAGGGAACTGGTGTCGGAATGCGTGTCAGCTGATATGGCGGCCTGTTGA
- a CDS encoding chemotaxis protein CheD, giving the protein MRSISEAGPIIKVGMAQYRVGIAPMKMITMALGSCVGIVLYDEKAGLGGLAHVMHPSRNKVKNNMNRAKFVDTAIELMVAKILKEGARKERLKAKIFGGARMFQHITGSHGVIQIGDANVAATREQLAKRGIPIVAENVGGTMGRTIMFDVSDGSVHMKDSLNNEEIF; this is encoded by the coding sequence ATGAGAAGCATCAGTGAGGCTGGGCCGATAATCAAGGTCGGTATGGCGCAGTACAGGGTGGGGATAGCCCCCATGAAGATGATAACGATGGCATTGGGATCATGTGTGGGAATCGTCCTGTATGACGAAAAAGCTGGACTGGGAGGGTTGGCTCACGTGATGCACCCGAGCAGGAACAAGGTAAAGAACAATATGAACCGCGCCAAGTTTGTGGATACGGCAATAGAATTGATGGTTGCGAAGATACTTAAGGAAGGCGCCAGAAAAGAAAGACTGAAGGCGAAGATCTTCGGAGGGGCCAGAATGTTTCAGCATATTACGGGCAGTCATGGAGTCATTCAGATAGGAGACGCCAATGTGGCCGCCACGAGAGAGCAGCTAGCCAAGAGAGGCATTCCCATCGTCGCCGAAAACGTAGGTGGGACCATGGGCCGGACGATCATGTTTGATGTCTCTGATGGAAGTGTGCATATGAAGGATTCTCTTAATAATGAGGAGATCTTCTGA
- the cheB gene encoding chemotaxis-specific protein-glutamate methyltransferase CheB: MVRGRAKENMKKIRVVVGEDSPFMRRMIEDSLNSDPMIEVVATAPNGRDVLKRLVEMEPDVITLDLEMPRMDGLETLRYIMSEWPTPVIILSGHSAEGARMALTCLEYGAVDFVAKSPNGSRFPVEELISKVKLASGVEADKVRFAPTEYDLKTKISSKSLNRRGSADSIVLIGASTGGPQAVMEVIPRLPADLEAGVLLLQHMPPNFTRYMAERLDARSSMSVREAEEGDELIPGHVLVAPGGMHLFLDESHGKRKVMLLPRNQLRRSACPSIDFAMTSFAPEFKRNLLAVILTGMGRDGAAGAVAVRKYGGRVVCQDRETSMIFGMPGAVIGEGMAEQALPASEIAECIENIVSEFSKPGHEYKDRVRVHGND, encoded by the coding sequence ATGGTCAGAGGCCGGGCAAAGGAAAATATGAAGAAGATCCGTGTTGTCGTTGGCGAAGATTCTCCATTCATGCGGAGGATGATCGAGGATTCGCTGAATTCAGATCCGATGATCGAGGTCGTTGCAACTGCTCCGAATGGAAGAGACGTGTTAAAGAGGCTTGTCGAGATGGAACCTGACGTCATTACCCTTGACCTGGAAATGCCAAGGATGGACGGCCTGGAGACATTGAGATATATCATGAGCGAATGGCCCACTCCGGTGATCATTCTCAGCGGGCATTCTGCTGAAGGAGCCCGGATGGCACTGACCTGCCTGGAATATGGCGCAGTCGATTTCGTGGCCAAATCACCCAATGGCAGCCGTTTTCCTGTGGAGGAATTGATATCCAAAGTGAAACTTGCCTCAGGTGTCGAGGCGGACAAAGTGAGGTTTGCTCCGACTGAATATGACCTGAAGACAAAGATATCCTCAAAATCCTTGAATAGAAGGGGCTCTGCCGATTCGATAGTCCTTATAGGGGCGAGTACCGGTGGCCCGCAGGCAGTGATGGAGGTCATTCCCAGGCTTCCAGCCGACCTTGAAGCTGGAGTCCTGCTGCTGCAGCACATGCCACCGAATTTCACTCGTTACATGGCCGAGAGGCTTGACGCGCGTTCATCCATGAGTGTCCGGGAGGCTGAAGAAGGCGACGAGTTGATTCCCGGCCATGTCCTGGTAGCTCCGGGAGGGATGCATCTCTTTCTTGACGAGAGTCACGGGAAACGGAAGGTCATGTTGCTTCCCCGAAACCAGCTTCGTCGGAGCGCCTGCCCCTCGATAGATTTTGCGATGACGTCTTTTGCGCCCGAATTCAAGCGTAACCTTCTTGCCGTAATCCTTACCGGCATGGGACGTGACGGTGCAGCGGGGGCGGTGGCAGTGAGAAAATATGGAGGGCGGGTTGTCTGTCAGGACAGGGAGACGAGTATGATCTTCGGAATGCCCGGAGCAGTAATAGGTGAAGGGATGGCAGAACAGGCTCTGCCGGCCAGCGAGATAGCCGAGTGTATAGAGAACATCGTCTCAGAGTTTTCGAAACCTGGACATGAATATAAAGACAGGGTGAGAGTGCATGGAAACGACTGA
- a CDS encoding chemotaxis protein CheA, giving the protein METTDYLALYVSETNEILQGLEESIMDLENGGDHEASIEEMFRNAHNLKGMSGAMGYEFLVEASHALESILDGCKRGVLKVEDSELDLLLRVVDLLGALVRWTIDGKGDGRGEELLGELLVLMSPMSKRIVNQENKLTHETGLASDNPGSSVVAPLHQSDSEIKEAGASDSENDSSRQTGDYNRGITSTRVDLERLDCLMDLVGELIIGRIRLSSLARETGSRALSDELGSFGRLISEIQKEVMEARLVPAGQVFHRFKRLARDAGRELGKKVDFTIKGSEIGLDRTILESMADPLMHLVRNAIDHGVESPAERKAAGKPEIASVVLSARRERNQVIIAVSDDGRGIDLEKINKARNVAGTRESAGTKLSEEELCRILTEAGFSTRDEVSRYSGRGIGMNVVGKMIDSLGGTLHIDSKAGEGTEVSMFLPINLSIIKALLFCVGTDVHALPLEYVKETARVERGSFNTVRGMEVYETLAGPIPVIHPGDIFQANLEDNEARYLKVIIVSIGGKEACLVVNRVLGQQDVVIKSLPTMVRGASGISGATILGSGKIAFIWDPKVLFYGRSTYESNKEAVVLEN; this is encoded by the coding sequence ATGGAAACGACTGATTATTTGGCCCTATATGTGAGTGAGACGAACGAGATCCTCCAGGGTCTCGAGGAAAGCATCATGGATCTCGAGAATGGTGGAGATCATGAGGCTTCGATCGAAGAGATGTTCCGTAACGCTCACAATCTGAAAGGGATGTCAGGAGCTATGGGATATGAGTTTCTGGTTGAGGCCAGCCATGCTCTCGAAAGCATTCTCGACGGTTGTAAACGGGGAGTACTCAAAGTCGAAGATTCCGAGTTGGATCTTCTCCTCAGGGTGGTCGATCTGCTTGGAGCTCTTGTGAGGTGGACTATCGATGGGAAGGGCGATGGAAGAGGGGAAGAGTTGCTCGGTGAACTGCTCGTTCTCATGTCGCCGATGAGTAAAAGGATCGTCAATCAGGAAAACAAGCTGACGCATGAAACGGGGCTGGCATCAGACAATCCGGGTTCGTCTGTTGTTGCTCCCCTGCATCAGTCCGATTCGGAAATCAAGGAGGCTGGTGCCTCGGACAGTGAAAACGATTCTTCTCGCCAGACGGGCGACTATAACAGAGGGATTACATCAACAAGAGTCGACCTGGAAAGACTCGATTGTCTTATGGATCTTGTCGGCGAGTTGATCATCGGCAGGATAAGACTGAGTAGTCTCGCACGCGAGACGGGATCAAGGGCATTGTCGGACGAGCTCGGCTCGTTCGGGAGGCTTATTTCAGAGATACAGAAAGAAGTCATGGAGGCAAGACTTGTCCCGGCTGGACAGGTCTTTCACAGGTTCAAGCGCCTGGCGAGAGATGCCGGGAGAGAGCTTGGGAAGAAAGTCGATTTTACGATCAAGGGATCCGAGATCGGTCTGGACAGGACCATTCTTGAGAGTATGGCAGATCCGCTCATGCATCTGGTCAGAAACGCTATCGATCATGGTGTCGAATCTCCCGCTGAGCGCAAGGCCGCTGGCAAACCTGAGATTGCATCAGTCGTGTTGAGCGCCAGACGTGAACGGAACCAGGTCATTATAGCGGTGTCAGATGACGGACGCGGAATCGATCTTGAGAAGATAAATAAAGCTCGTAACGTGGCTGGGACCCGGGAGTCTGCCGGGACAAAACTCAGCGAAGAAGAATTGTGCAGGATCCTGACTGAAGCAGGATTCAGCACGAGAGATGAAGTCAGTCGTTACTCCGGAAGAGGAATCGGAATGAATGTGGTGGGCAAGATGATCGATTCGCTGGGTGGAACGCTTCATATAGACAGTAAGGCTGGGGAGGGAACTGAAGTAAGCATGTTTCTCCCGATCAATCTGTCGATCATCAAGGCCCTTCTGTTCTGTGTGGGGACAGACGTTCACGCGTTGCCTCTCGAGTATGTGAAGGAGACTGCAAGAGTCGAGCGCGGTTCTTTCAACACTGTCAGAGGCATGGAAGTATATGAGACTCTCGCCGGCCCCATACCGGTAATCCATCCTGGTGATATTTTCCAGGCGAATCTTGAGGATAATGAAGCACGGTATTTAAAGGTGATCATAGTAAGTATCGGAGGGAAAGAAGCCTGCCTTGTGGTGAACCGGGTACTCGGGCAGCAGGACGTTGTTATCAAGAGTCTGCCGACGATGGTCCGGGGAGCAAGCGGCATATCGGGAGCGACTATACTTGGGAGCGGGAAGATAGCTTTCATATGGGATCCAAAAGTTCTTTTTTACGGAAGGAGTACGTATGAGTCCAATAAAGAGGCCGTCGTACTTGAGAATTGA
- a CDS encoding chemotaxis protein CheC translates to MSPIKRPSYLRIDALKELGNIGSAHAITGLSELLSKRIDVSITNVDIIPLQIIYTLFNGPESMVSVVYLEGYSEEFRGMMFLIFPNPEAQRMVELATGNQASNLFASDEMSLSTLKEIGNIMCGCYLNTLATFIGRKIMHSVPQLSMDMLGSVMDSILVDLSMESDYAIVLETAFSFTKDKCNGFLFFIPTSDSIDTIFSAIGVE, encoded by the coding sequence ATGAGTCCAATAAAGAGGCCGTCGTACTTGAGAATTGATGCTTTGAAAGAGCTCGGGAATATCGGGTCTGCTCACGCGATCACGGGACTTTCCGAATTGCTCAGCAAAAGGATCGACGTCTCGATCACGAATGTGGACATTATCCCTCTGCAGATAATCTACACGCTGTTCAACGGTCCGGAATCGATGGTTTCGGTTGTATATCTCGAAGGGTACAGCGAAGAGTTCAGAGGGATGATGTTTCTGATATTCCCGAATCCCGAAGCTCAGAGGATGGTTGAACTGGCGACGGGCAACCAGGCCTCAAACCTGTTTGCTTCAGACGAGATGTCTTTGTCTACTCTCAAGGAGATAGGGAATATCATGTGCGGGTGTTACCTGAATACTTTGGCTACTTTCATAGGCCGAAAGATCATGCATTCTGTGCCTCAGCTGTCCATGGACATGCTCGGCTCGGTGATGGATTCGATCCTTGTCGACCTGAGTATGGAGTCCGACTACGCTATCGTCCTTGAAACTGCTTTTTCGTTTACGAAGGACAAGTGCAATGGATTTCTGTTCTTTATACCGACTTCGGATTCGATCGATACGATATTCAGTGCAATAGGTGTCGAATAA
- a CDS encoding response regulator, whose product MKPRVLVVDDAIFMRKMITDILIGHGMEIVGEADTGSGAVEKYAELKPDLVTMDIIMPEMNGIDAVKSIMAADSQAKVVMCSALGQQALVQDALAAGAKDFLIKPFNPSRVIEVVSKILGQVPIM is encoded by the coding sequence GTGAAACCAAGAGTACTGGTAGTAGATGATGCAATTTTTATGAGGAAGATGATAACCGACATCCTTATCGGACATGGTATGGAGATCGTCGGTGAGGCAGATACAGGAAGCGGCGCCGTAGAGAAGTACGCAGAACTCAAACCTGATCTGGTAACGATGGATATTATCATGCCGGAAATGAATGGGATCGATGCGGTGAAGTCGATTATGGCCGCCGATTCGCAGGCGAAGGTCGTCATGTGCAGCGCTCTGGGTCAGCAGGCGCTTGTACAGGACGCGCTTGCCGCCGGAGCCAAGGACTTTCTGATCAAGCCTTTCAATCCGTCAAGGGTTATCGAAGTCGTATCGAAGATCCTCGGTCAGGTCCCGATAATGTAG
- a CDS encoding tetratricopeptide repeat protein: MPQLNDNEKDILLSFASRVDRNDPGALNNLGVLYYRKGIYDEAIAQFKEALKIDSRFDLARENLQYLFAETKMEDPDVSRWKKEVESDPGNDEALLRLGVSYQNMGWLKEASETLGEVVAKNPDHYMARIHLGTVLKARGLHQQALEHYLCASDKVRKSAVFFTDLGEIYYNLGRTDEAITELMAAIKLDADYWRSHFLLSFAYGDIGHFQEAIEEGRIASKLNPSFQNTEANLALSNFKDGDQDPMASAMGKEIPSLESTSFTLGVAYRERGYYKEALQELNKALSDMPEKDRVYIELGKIHMSESNEKEALTAFLKALEENTENAEAFRLCGCIYHLQGHYRKAGICYLQAFRLNSGDADTMNNLGVLLYQAGLYEDAERMFKKGLNLSLYNLELNYNFLTCNLLKEEYLMAENLIQRLEAFVGKSPMLYEKRAILHYKLNRMTLALFDIESALTFDKNHADALYLKGLIFLREENFHDAIESILGAASICSEYRGFHFFLAVDENVKADPVRIEKTLSGDPDDELIEILQAGVHRRFDKIREFLMAVVEDGIKEVESGEIAGGVSRADAPGNAPEHKDKNSSAIDVAEEKSVPGENGDAVEVISDSDNASDEETGIDLLEEIRFDI; the protein is encoded by the coding sequence ATGCCACAGTTGAACGATAATGAGAAGGATATCCTGCTCAGTTTTGCGTCGCGGGTCGATCGGAACGATCCCGGAGCGCTTAACAACCTTGGAGTACTGTATTATCGCAAGGGAATCTATGACGAAGCGATAGCACAGTTCAAGGAAGCACTCAAGATCGATTCCAGGTTCGATCTGGCGAGAGAGAACCTTCAGTATCTCTTTGCCGAGACGAAAATGGAGGATCCCGATGTAAGCAGGTGGAAAAAAGAGGTCGAAAGTGATCCTGGCAACGATGAAGCACTGCTGAGACTCGGAGTGAGCTATCAGAATATGGGATGGCTCAAGGAGGCTTCGGAGACACTGGGAGAAGTGGTCGCGAAAAATCCCGACCACTACATGGCCCGAATTCATCTCGGTACCGTACTCAAAGCCAGGGGACTTCACCAGCAGGCTCTGGAGCATTATCTATGTGCTTCGGACAAGGTCAGGAAGTCGGCTGTCTTTTTCACGGATCTGGGCGAGATATATTACAATCTCGGGCGTACGGATGAAGCGATCACCGAATTGATGGCTGCCATCAAACTTGATGCTGATTACTGGAGATCGCATTTTCTGCTGTCGTTCGCTTATGGAGATATCGGTCATTTCCAGGAGGCTATCGAGGAGGGCAGGATAGCATCGAAGCTGAATCCTTCGTTCCAGAACACGGAAGCCAATCTTGCGCTTTCCAATTTCAAGGACGGGGATCAGGATCCAATGGCTTCCGCCATGGGAAAAGAGATCCCCAGCCTCGAGAGTACGTCGTTTACGCTGGGTGTCGCCTACAGGGAGCGGGGATATTACAAGGAAGCTCTGCAGGAACTCAACAAGGCTCTGTCCGATATGCCGGAGAAAGACAGAGTTTATATAGAGCTCGGCAAGATCCATATGTCCGAATCCAACGAGAAGGAAGCCCTGACAGCTTTTCTCAAAGCGCTCGAGGAGAACACGGAGAACGCGGAAGCGTTCAGACTCTGCGGATGTATTTATCATCTTCAGGGCCATTACCGAAAGGCAGGGATCTGTTATCTTCAGGCTTTCAGGTTGAATTCCGGAGATGCTGACACGATGAATAACCTGGGAGTACTTCTGTACCAGGCGGGATTGTACGAGGATGCTGAAAGGATGTTCAAGAAAGGACTGAACCTGAGTCTCTATAATCTCGAACTCAATTACAACTTCCTTACATGCAATCTTCTCAAGGAAGAATACCTGATGGCGGAGAACTTGATTCAGAGACTCGAGGCGTTTGTAGGGAAAAGTCCTATGCTGTACGAGAAGAGAGCGATTCTTCACTACAAACTCAACAGGATGACACTCGCCCTTTTCGATATAGAGAGTGCCTTGACATTCGACAAGAATCACGCGGATGCGCTCTACCTCAAGGGATTGATCTTTCTGCGCGAAGAGAATTTCCATGACGCGATCGAATCGATTCTCGGTGCTGCCAGTATCTGTTCCGAGTACAGAGGATTCCATTTTTTCCTCGCAGTGGATGAAAATGTGAAGGCCGATCCAGTAAGAATAGAGAAGACACTTTCCGGGGATCCGGACGACGAACTGATAGAGATCCTTCAGGCTGGAGTTCACAGGAGGTTCGACAAGATCAGGGAATTTCTTATGGCCGTTGTGGAGGATGGGATAAAGGAAGTAGAGAGCGGAGAGATAGCTGGAGGTGTTTCGCGAGCTGATGCTCCAGGAAATGCCCCTGAACACAAAGATAAAAATTCGTCTGCAATAGATGTGGCGGAGGAGAAATCAGTGCCAGGTGAGAATGGAGATGCTGTCGAAGTCATATCAGACTCTGATAACGCGTCGGACGAAGAAACAGGCATCGATCTCCTTGAAGAGATCAGATTCGATATTTAG
- a CDS encoding DUF4388 domain-containing protein yields the protein MAIQSSIQELGLFDLFQLLHMNSKTGRLIITDTGKNREAQVLFQEGSVCMASTHDRSPKSVEMLLEEWGVIDETSFQNIERSLRNHKSMIDCLQAEGISSRPHLESFFSSRIRECVYSLFKWETGECRFIEEELDSRREVLILLNTENLIMEGARRIDEWSNIKNKVPSRHSVFRFCQGNEQDQRLNLKPKEWEILSLIDGNRSVHEINNLVSEELFTTSKLIYGLVVMGVIELTVDEEAIEISHNSEERVDELIREGRSYYSRLNLEKAATEFEKALQVDPECFEALRMLGEIYYKLDRLSEALAYLRKARAQRPYNQKTMFIKGYLHARLGEVDLALNEWNDLREQARNPKIIELVKHRISVAMEWEKVLQEY from the coding sequence ATGGCCATCCAGTCGTCAATACAGGAACTCGGTCTTTTTGATTTGTTTCAGCTGCTTCATATGAACAGCAAGACAGGCAGACTGATAATAACCGATACTGGCAAGAACAGGGAAGCTCAGGTGCTTTTCCAGGAGGGTTCCGTATGTATGGCATCGACACACGACAGATCCCCGAAGTCGGTCGAGATGCTGCTCGAAGAATGGGGTGTTATCGATGAGACATCTTTTCAGAATATAGAAAGGTCCTTGAGAAACCATAAGAGTATGATTGATTGTCTTCAGGCCGAGGGCATTTCTTCGCGGCCACACCTGGAGAGTTTCTTTTCATCACGGATACGTGAATGCGTCTATTCCCTGTTCAAGTGGGAAACTGGCGAATGCAGGTTTATTGAAGAGGAACTTGATTCAAGACGAGAAGTTCTCATCCTGTTGAACACGGAAAACCTTATTATGGAAGGTGCCCGTCGGATCGATGAGTGGTCGAATATCAAGAACAAGGTTCCTTCCAGACATTCGGTATTCAGATTCTGTCAGGGTAATGAACAGGACCAGAGGCTGAACCTGAAGCCAAAGGAATGGGAGATCCTGTCGCTGATCGATGGCAACCGGTCGGTACATGAGATAAACAATCTTGTCAGTGAGGAACTATTCACGACGAGCAAATTGATATACGGCCTTGTGGTGATGGGGGTCATCGAGCTGACTGTCGATGAGGAAGCTATAGAGATCTCTCATAACAGCGAGGAGAGGGTCGACGAACTTATTCGAGAGGGCAGAAGCTATTATAGCAGGCTCAATCTTGAAAAAGCAGCCACAGAATTCGAAAAGGCTCTTCAGGTCGATCCCGAATGCTTCGAGGCACTCAGGATGCTAGGGGAGATTTACTACAAACTCGACAGATTGAGCGAGGCGCTTGCATATCTTCGCAAAGCGAGAGCGCAAAGGCCATACAACCAGAAGACGATGTTTATTAAAGGCTATCTGCATGCCCGTCTTGGTGAGGTCGATCTGGCGCTCAACGAATGGAATGATCTCCGTGAACAGGCCCGTAATCCGAAAATAATCGAACTCGTCAAACACCGGATCTCTGTTGCGATGGAATGGGAAAAGGTGCTGCAGGAGTATTGA